Genomic segment of Rattus norvegicus strain BN/NHsdMcwi chromosome 7, GRCr8, whole genome shotgun sequence:
ATAGGATATTAGAAATAAAAGTGACTAATTCAGTAATATGGAGTAAAATGTAAGTATGTTTTTTCAGGAATATAATTTTTGCTTTTCAAGTACGTATTTGTGGtctgtaaaagcaatatataattGAACAATAAATTCCAATTACAtacaaaaattaaggaaaaaaattagcaCTGCAATGAAATGTTTACATTGTAGAAAAACTATATTATAAGACGTAGGATTAAATACTTTTTCATGTTCTCATCATTTCAATGGCTTGCACTACATTTTAGTTTATGGAACCATGTGATCAATTTgtataaaactggaaatagtcTTTGGTATACTAagcatgtatattttattttggctttgCATGTGAATTTTGTGACATGGATTGCAAAGATTAGAACCCAACACATAAAAGCagaagacaagaagctgtagaccTGCTGTATGTGACCACAAAGAACAGAAGACAGATAGTGAGACCACCTCATTTGCAAGAAAACCTATAGGTAAAAGTTTGAGGTTAATATATTGACCCTTAAAATGAATCAACTAAtgactagaaaatattattctgctTCTCAGTAGTTCGTTCTGAGCAAAAATTTGTTTTCAGAGAACGGAGAAGACAGGGGCAAGTTGCCTGGACATAGAGGCAAAACTAAAACTTTGAAATAACTTCATTCACGAATACACATGTTACAAATAAAAACACCTGTATGACATCAAAAATTATGATGGATGCTAATTATGGAAATAATTgtggaaataaaataatctttctcTCCTGGAAAGTTACCTTGAATTTTGAAcggtgttgtttattttttttacaaagagaataaaaaatgTTGCATTAAAAGTGCTTTGAAGCATTGAAAATAGAACAGGCAAGGAAACTTATAATTCCACCAAATAAAATTAGAGACTGGAATAGCAGTACACATCTGTAGTCTCATAGTTCATGGTGTTGAGACACGAGATTGTGAATTCAAGCCAGAATGCCAATATAACAAGACTTGTCTGACTGACAAAATAAGGTAAGGTCATTTATGTCAGTATTGCTTTATATGTCGTGCTGTAGTTTCAAGATAGAAATGTGGTAAATTAAATAGATCCAATAAAGAGTAGATTCCTACAAAGAATAATTATAACAGACAAGAAATGTCCTACAACATAAACATTGAGATTACACGAAAGTGTCTTTCATCTATCCGATATGTCCACGTGTACAGACCAGGAACACATTTCTACAAACCATAGAGTTATATCCAAGAGCATAAAGttttgaaaagaggaaaagaaagataagacagaaaaaattaaaatgtagtgGAAAGCACTATAAATGAAAATCTTTTATACTATACTGAAAATGGGTTCTTGGGCATTTTCTATTTTCAGGAACTATTCAATAGACATAGACTTGTGACTAAATATGTGAGAATATGGTGAAGAAAACAAAGTTATGATTATGAAATGAGTAAGAACAGAGcattttaaagtatttcattttatttaccacaaaatcaattttaaataaTGATAGCAACAATAATTCTTAAGTATATGTGTTTAACCCAGGTATTTTATTCATTAGATATATAAAGTATACAGGTATTTTTTTGATACATACATGGAGTAAAATTATTTCTACAACAACgaaaattattttttatccaTCATTTTCTAGTTATTGTTTTTCCTTTAGCTGCAAGAGTTCATAAAGTACActccaaaaataaattttagtaaACTATACAACAGTATTAATTGTGCTTTAGTTAATATACACACTACCCATTGGTTATCTAAATTTATTTATCCTATATGACTACAAATTTATACTCTTTGAATGTATTAGGATTACATTGActatgttataaatataaaaaatgtataGTGCTAGTCTACTCATGCatacattttataataatatCTAGCTTTACAGAGGAGAAATGGCCGTCTTAACATCTGTAACATCATAGATATATATGACAATATGGTAAGAAAATAAACCAGATACACATAACAAGTGTGTCTCTTTATTAGCAaagtggatttcttttttttttaaatctatttaggAAATGTCTTCAGAAGCAGAGAGTATTATGAGAAATTCCACAGCAGTGACCAATTTTATACTTCTTGGACTGACAAATGATCCACGGTGGCAGTTTGTGGTTTTCACATTTCTTCTTGTTACCTACCTGCTAAGTTTGACTGGGAACCTCATCATTATCATCCTCACACTTTCAGATGTCCATCTGATGACaccaatgtatttcttccttcgtAATTTCTCACTCTTAGAAATATCATTCACATCAGTCTGCATCCCTAGGTTCCTTGTCACTATTGTGACAGGAGACAGAACTATTTCCTACAATGGTTGTGTGGCTCAgctattctttttcattttcttgggaGTGACAGAATTTTACCTTCTGGCTGCCATGTCCTATGATCgttatgtggccatctgcaaacCTCTTCACTACACAACAATCATGAGCAACCGTGTGTGCATTCTTCTTGTCTTTAGCTCATGGTTTGCAGGATTCCTGATTATCTTTCCACCAATTATCCTTCTGCTACAGTTAGATTTCTGTGCCTCAAACATAATTGATCACTTTATCTGTgactcttctccaattttgcaGCTTTCTTGTTCAAATTCTCACTTTCTAGAACTCATGGCATTTCTGTTAGCTGTAATAACACTCATGGTCACCTTGACATTAATTATTCTTTCCTACACAAATATTATCAGAACAATTCTGAGAATTCCTTCTACTAATCAAAGAAAAAAGGCCTTTTCAACCTGTTCCTCTCATATGATAGTTGTCTCCCTCTCTTATGGCAGCTGCATCTTCATGTACATTAAGCCTTCTGCAAGGGAGAGGGTGACTTTAAGCAAAGGAGTAGCTGTGCTCAACACTTCAGTGGCTCCTCTCCTGAACCCCTTCATCTATACACTGAGGAACCAGCAAGTAAAACAAGCCTTCAAAACTATGATTCAGAGGATACTGTTTTCCTTAAAGAAATTTACATGACCGTAAGGAAAGTGGACCTCTGAAGACAGAGCTGAATGAAAACCTCTGCCCTTCTCTACGTAGACTCTTTCCAAACACCTAGTAAAAGTTTTATACTTACTAATAAGATGGAACAAaagagaataaatataaaaataaggtaaaatattttggtttctaaatttatttttctaaggaaaatataaataaaagtaggAAATTactattctttttattctttgatacTATTTCTTAAATAACAATTATTCAAATGAAAATGACTTTATATCTACTAATCATATTTtaagtataaaaattatattctCTAAGGGTCCCTTGTTGTCCTGATTTTAGTTTCAGATTATTTCTACTTGTACATTTGTAATTTCTGCTACCATACTCCCAAAGGAACAGAAAGTGTTGACATGAGAGGAATGACGAAGTGCTGACTTTCTATTTACCATCCTGGAATTTGTGAATGGTATTTACTAATATCTTTGATATTTTCTGTTCAATATGCAATGATGACTTTCATTCTTCCATTGAATCCTTTACAGAAGTTTCCTTCCCCACACTTGTAGTCAAGATAATGACTTTTGTAAGTAGCCAAGCAAATGAAACAGTGTTCCAAAGTTGGTCCTCTATTAATGAGTCCCTCAACTCCTGTGTTTCATTAAGGAGATTAATTGCCTTGGGATGGAAGATATGAGTCTGACTAGGTACTGGCTAAgatttttaccttcttttttaaAGCTGATCTAAATTGTCAGCTAATGCAATGATCTCTACATATTTCCTATGTGAGTTAAAGAAATAATTATTCTCACAAACAAGAACAATCAGAAGCTCTGATTATTTTACTTCTCTCACATTAAATGATATACAcgttattcaaatatattttaaac
This window contains:
- the Or6c75 gene encoding olfactory receptor Olr1014 — encoded protein: MRNSTAVTNFILLGLTNDPRWQFVVFTFLLVTYLLSLTGNLIIIILTLSDVHLMTPMYFFLRNFSLLEISFTSVCIPRFLVTIVTGDRTISYNGCVAQLFFFIFLGVTEFYLLAAMSYDRYVAICKPLHYTTIMSNRVCILLVFSSWFAGFLIIFPPIILLLQLDFCASNIIDHFICDSSPILQLSCSNSHFLELMAFLLAVITLMVTLTLIILSYTNIIRTILRIPSTNQRKKAFSTCSSHMIVVSLSYGSCIFMYIKPSARERVTLSKGVAVLNTSVAPLLNPFIYTLRNQQVKQAFKTMIQRILFSLKKFT